CCGGGCGTGGTTGATGGCCTCCCTTGTCTGGGGCATGACCCCATCATCGGCCGCAACGACCAACACAATGAGATCCGTCACCTTCGCCCCACGAGCCCTCATGGCCGTAAAGGCCTCGTGACCCGGGGTGTCCAGAAAGACGATGTCCCCTTCCGGCCTATCCACGTAATAGGCGCCGATATGCTGGGTTATTCCGCCCGATTCCCCGCTTATGATGTTGGATTTGCGAATATAATCCAGCAGGGAGGTTTTACCGTGGTCCACGTGACCCATGATGGTCACTACAGGGGGCCGCCGGACCAGGTCTTCGGGCTTTTCCTCGACCTCCGGAATCAGGCTCTTGATGTCGAGCTTGTCGAGCTCGAGTTCGTAACCGAAATCATCCGCCACAAGGGAGGCTGTTTCATAATCAAGGGACTGGTTTACATTGGCCATCACCCCCTGAGCCATGAGCTTCTTGATGAGTTCAACGGCCTTAACCCCCATTGCTTTGGCCAGTTCCCCCACACTCACCTTTTCCTGCACCCGGATTCTCCGCTTGATGGCCTTGGGCTGGGTGATTTCTGTGCGTTTGAGTCTTTTCTGGGCCTCCCTGCCCTTCCCTTCTTTTCTCTTGGGCTTGGTCTTTCTTCCTTCGTAAAGGTCGGCACGCTCAAAAATTTCTATCTTCTTCTGTCGAATACTCTTCTTCGGAACGGCTACGTCTCGCTCCGCCCGCTTCTTTTCTTTTTTCTTCTTTGGAACCTTTTCTTTCTTTTCACTTACTGGGACAACAACTTCCGGTATCGGGGGCCCCTTGGGTTCAACCTTTTCGGGCTTAGACACTTCCTTTGCCAAAATCTCTTTTAGAGGTCCTTCCTCCGGAAGCCGGATGATCTTGGCGGGCTGATGGGCCTTTTTCTTTTTTGCCTTCTTCTTTTCTTTTACCTTCGCTTTTTTAACCTCTTCAGGTTTCTCGGGCTCCTCTTCCGGTTTCGGCTCGGCCTCACCAGGGGTGGGGGGGGCTTCTTCAGGCGGCGCTGGTGCTTCCGCCTGTTTTTCCTCCTCCGGTGCAGGAGCCTCACCGGCTGAAACCATCTCTTCCTTCTCGGGTTCGGGCCTCTCCTCTGGTTTTGGAATCTCCTCTTCCACTGCCTCTTTCACCTTCTTCGGCTTCTCTTCAGGTGCCTCCTCCTTTACGGAGACCTTCTCTCTCGCCTTGGAGACTTCTTGGGCTTCAGGGGCGGTAGGCTCTTCGGGGGTCTCACCCTTGACTTCCTCTGCAGGCTTGGCTACCGGCACGGTCTTCCTTCGTCGGCGGATCACCGTGGGTTTGATTCGCTTCTCCTCCACGACCTCGGACACCTTTCCGGTGATGAGGTCCCTGGCCCGGGCGGCGGCCTGCTCATCCAAGGTGCTCATGTAATTCTTGATATTGAGTCCACCGGCCTTGAGTTTCTCCACCAGTTCTTTACTATCCATGTTGAGCTCTTTGGCCAATTCATAGACCCTGACTTTCGCCATCTAACCCCCCGATATTTGATATTCTATTTACTCTCACGTATTGATCAACCAATCAGAATACTCACAAAACATAGTCGATCCGGACACTCAATGTTACGGAATCTGCGGTGTGTTCCCTTGGCCCCTTGAGATGCCCTTTCACCTTCTAAGGTTGAAGAAGGGTCAGTGCCTTCTTCGTTCTAAAAGCCCTGTTGAGGCGTTTGCCCCGGGTGAGCCCGTTCCAGCATGTAGGGGCCTTGCAGACATAGGCTCCTCTTCCGGGTAATGTCCCTTTCTCGTCCCTCGCAACGACGCCCTCTGAAATCATGACTAAACGTATAAGCTCCCCCTTCTCCTTTTTGGTACCGCAAGAGATACAGGTTCTGAAGGGCACATGCCCCTTTTTCTTCCCCATTTCAAACCGCCCCCCTCAAGAATCATCCTCACTCACCTTCAGGGCTTTCATCATCGGCGGCTTTCACTTCTTCGGCATCGGGCACTCCGGGCTCCTTCTCCATCCCTGCAGCGCTCTCTCCCGACTCCGATTTTTTGTCTCCGGTTTCAGGTTCCGGCTCCTCCCCCTCCCCTGCGGCTGAATCCGCAACAGGTTCAGCGTTCACGGTTTCCTCCGCCTCCACTCCTTGGCCTTCCATGGACTCCTGTTTCTCCTCCAGGCTTCCTTCACTTTCCTCCGCCTCAAGGCACAGGTTTGCATTCTCAATAATGGTTCGTGCCTTTTCCTCGTCCATGTCCTGTATCGTCATCAGATCCGATATTTGGGCGGCGGCCACGTCTCTGGCGGACCTATATCCTGCTTGGTAGAGATTCAGGGCTGTTTTCTCCCCGACTCCATCGATTTTCAGGAGGGAATCATAGGCCTCCTTAAGGGCCCGATTATAATTCGTCTCGCTCGTAACATCGAGATGCCAGCCGGATAGCTTAGACGCCAATCGAACATTCTGGCCCCGCTTGCCGATCGCAAGGGAAAGCTGGTCGTCCGGGACCACCACTTCCATAGCCTGGTCCTCTTCATCCATGATGACCCTTGTAATTTCAGCCGGTGCCAGCGCATTGCAGATAAATTTGGCGGGATCCGGGTCCCATGGAACAATATCGATCTTCTCGCCCCTCAGCTCCTGAACAACGGCCTGGACCCTGCTTCCCTTCATCCCGACGCAGGCCCCTACAGGATCCACGTCACTGTCCCGCGACTGCACTGCGATCTTTGCACGGCTTCCTGGTTCACGGGCCACCTGGACGATGGACACGATCTTCTCGGAAATTTCGGGGACTTCATTTTCAAAAAGGGCTGAGAGGAAGTTCGGATGGGTCCGGGACAGGATGATCTGAGGACCACGGCTGAATTGCTTCACATCTAAAATATAGGCCCTGATTCGGTCCCCCTGCCTGTAAACCTCCTTTGGGATCTGCTCCCTGGGAGGGAGTTCGGCCTCGGTTCGCCCCAGGTTTACGATAATCGAGCCCTTGTCGAACCGCTGAACGATACCGTGGATGATCTCTCCCCGCCTGTCCTTG
This region of Deltaproteobacteria bacterium genomic DNA includes:
- a CDS encoding YlxR family protein codes for the protein MGKKKGHVPFRTCISCGTKKEKGELIRLVMISEGVVARDEKGTLPGRGAYVCKAPTCWNGLTRGKRLNRAFRTKKALTLLQP
- the infB gene encoding translation initiation factor IF-2; the protein is MAKVRVYELAKELNMDSKELVEKLKAGGLNIKNYMSTLDEQAAARARDLITGKVSEVVEEKRIKPTVIRRRRKTVPVAKPAEEVKGETPEEPTAPEAQEVSKAREKVSVKEEAPEEKPKKVKEAVEEEIPKPEERPEPEKEEMVSAGEAPAPEEEKQAEAPAPPEEAPPTPGEAEPKPEEEPEKPEEVKKAKVKEKKKAKKKKAHQPAKIIRLPEEGPLKEILAKEVSKPEKVEPKGPPIPEVVVPVSEKKEKVPKKKKEKKRAERDVAVPKKSIRQKKIEIFERADLYEGRKTKPKRKEGKGREAQKRLKRTEITQPKAIKRRIRVQEKVSVGELAKAMGVKAVELIKKLMAQGVMANVNQSLDYETASLVADDFGYELELDKLDIKSLIPEVEEKPEDLVRRPPVVTIMGHVDHGKTSLLDYIRKSNIISGESGGITQHIGAYYVDRPEGDIVFLDTPGHEAFTAMRARGAKVTDLIVLVVAADDGVMPQTREAINHARAADIPIIVAVNKMDKPDANPEKVRRELAEMELVPEEWGGDTIFGYVSAKTGEGVDELLELILLQAELLELKANPKKPAIGTIIEAKLDKSRGALATVLIKDGTLKQGDDFICGDYFGRVRAMLNSHGKRIKTAGPSEPVEIYGISGVPMAGDEFVVVQDEKKARQFIEQRQAQMRERETGRRGIVSLDDLFEKIKEGEVKELNIVLKADVQGSLEALSDSLLKQSTSEVKLKIIHSSTGAITETDVMLASASGAIVIGFNVRANQRVTEIAEKEQVDIRYYDVIYNVIQDIRMAMAGLLEPVLKEKTIGRVEVKETFHVPKVGTVAGCYVTDGFVERNSNVRLVRDGVVVFDGKLASLKRFKDDVREVQAGYECGIGLEHYQDIKPGDILEIYQMEEVEAEL
- the nusA gene encoding transcription termination/antitermination protein NusA, with translation MVTELKRVIDQVSREKGIDREVLIKTLEDAVRAAAKKKMGPNYDLEVNYNEELGEIEVFEFKEVVEKVEDDHLQISLEEAREIDPESEIGDSLGVKMDTDEFGRIAAQSAKQVIMQRLREAERNIVYDDYKDRRGEIIHGIVQRFDKGSIIVNLGRTEAELPPREQIPKEVYRQGDRIRAYILDVKQFSRGPQIILSRTHPNFLSALFENEVPEISEKIVSIVQVAREPGSRAKIAVQSRDSDVDPVGACVGMKGSRVQAVVQELRGEKIDIVPWDPDPAKFICNALAPAEITRVIMDEEDQAMEVVVPDDQLSLAIGKRGQNVRLASKLSGWHLDVTSETNYNRALKEAYDSLLKIDGVGEKTALNLYQAGYRSARDVAAAQISDLMTIQDMDEEKARTIIENANLCLEAEESEGSLEEKQESMEGQGVEAEETVNAEPVADSAAGEGEEPEPETGDKKSESGESAAGMEKEPGVPDAEEVKAADDESPEGE